A genomic region of Methylobacterium durans contains the following coding sequences:
- a CDS encoding lytic transglycosylase domain-containing protein, with the protein MNQRLLLLAALVAAAPAPALAQQVARDNIDALIEEQARANGVPASFVHQVVKRESNYNPNAKGGSALGLMQIKHATARGLGYKGDASGLYDPKVNLRYGIAYLAGAYRTAKGDLARAYHYYNRGYYYAAKRQGITTEVADETPTLPAPAASAGAFANLFSLRPSDSAAGPALAYAAQGPSASAPIEVPLPPRRPGTLGGLDAVQVASLDPAAGLAAAGAAPPQAALQASAQASASVEVPLPPRRPASLGGLAVASLAAPDLAALSVSPQGAPQPSAPTERPAAAAQAARESVEVPLPPRRPAAATLAAVARPPAHKAAAAPILEATALPPLSSGAGRGNPRHRLIRAGAVNTSGGSQVSCARRMAA; encoded by the coding sequence ATGAACCAGCGTCTCCTGCTCCTCGCCGCCCTCGTGGCGGCTGCGCCGGCGCCCGCCCTCGCCCAGCAGGTCGCGCGGGACAACATCGACGCGTTGATCGAGGAGCAGGCCCGCGCGAACGGCGTGCCCGCGAGCTTCGTGCATCAGGTCGTCAAGCGCGAGAGCAACTACAATCCGAACGCGAAGGGCGGCAGCGCGCTCGGGCTGATGCAGATCAAGCACGCCACCGCCCGCGGCCTCGGCTACAAGGGCGACGCGAGCGGCCTCTACGACCCGAAGGTGAACCTGCGCTACGGGATCGCCTACCTCGCGGGCGCCTACCGCACCGCCAAGGGCGACCTCGCCAGGGCCTATCACTACTACAACCGGGGCTATTATTACGCGGCCAAGCGCCAGGGCATCACCACCGAGGTGGCCGACGAGACGCCGACGCTGCCCGCCCCCGCCGCCTCGGCCGGCGCCTTCGCCAACCTGTTCAGCCTGCGCCCCTCGGACAGCGCCGCCGGCCCGGCCCTCGCCTACGCCGCGCAAGGCCCGTCCGCGAGCGCGCCGATCGAGGTGCCGCTGCCGCCGCGCCGGCCCGGTACCCTCGGCGGCCTCGACGCCGTGCAGGTGGCGAGCCTCGATCCCGCCGCCGGCCTCGCCGCCGCGGGGGCCGCCCCGCCGCAGGCCGCCCTCCAGGCATCGGCTCAGGCGTCAGCCTCCGTGGAGGTGCCGTTACCGCCGCGCCGGCCCGCTTCCCTCGGCGGTCTCGCGGTAGCGAGCCTCGCCGCACCCGACCTCGCCGCCCTCTCGGTCAGCCCGCAGGGCGCACCCCAGCCCTCGGCTCCCACCGAGCGGCCTGCCGCCGCGGCGCAGGCCGCCCGCGAATCGGTCGAGGTGCCGCTGCCGCCGCGCCGTCCCGCCGCTGCCACGCTCGCCGCCGTCGCGCGTCCCCCGGCCCACAAGGCCGCCGCCGCTCCGATCCTCGAGGCGACGGCGCTGCCCCCGCTCAGTAGCGGCGCGGGTCGAGGAAATCCGCGGCACCGCTTGATCAGGGCCGGGGCCGTCAACACATCCGGTGGATCGCAGGTATCGTGCGCAAGACGCATGGCTGCGTGA
- a CDS encoding CBS domain-containing protein — translation MTVARILAEKGSSVVTVQPERTLDDAIHLLADKGIGALVVCDPEGHVVGILSERDIMRALARHAASSFDAPVSEHMTRSVTSCKRTTTVEEVMHMMTEGRFRHVPVCEDGKLVGLVSIGDVVKRRIAAVEAEHQAMRDYITMA, via the coding sequence ATGACCGTCGCACGCATCCTTGCCGAGAAGGGCAGCTCCGTCGTCACGGTGCAGCCCGAGCGTACCCTCGACGATGCGATCCATCTGCTGGCCGACAAGGGCATCGGCGCCCTCGTCGTCTGCGACCCCGAGGGACACGTCGTCGGCATCCTCTCCGAGCGCGACATCATGCGGGCGCTCGCCCGGCACGCCGCGTCCTCCTTCGATGCGCCCGTCTCCGAGCACATGACCCGGTCCGTCACGAGCTGCAAGCGCACCACCACGGTCGAGGAGGTGATGCACATGATGACCGAGGGCCGCTTCCGCCACGTTCCGGTCTGCGAGGACGGCAAGCTCGTCGGCCTCGTCTCGATCGGCGACGTGGTCAAGCGCCGGATCGCCGCGGTCGAGGCCGAGCACCAGGCGATGCGCGACTACATCACGATGGCCTGA
- the hisI gene encoding phosphoribosyl-AMP cyclohydrolase, which produces MTAPPFSVPGSRAEVEEGTAFTPRFDANGLVSCIAVDARDGQVLMLAHMNAESLRRTLETGEAWYWSRSRGELWHKGATSGQVQRVVEMRVDCDQDAVLIRVEVGGDGGCCHTGRRACFYRTVTLEPDDGRATLRTGGA; this is translated from the coding sequence ATGACCGCCCCGCCCTTCTCGGTACCGGGCTCCCGCGCGGAGGTGGAGGAAGGCACCGCCTTCACGCCCCGCTTCGACGCGAACGGGCTCGTCTCCTGCATCGCGGTCGATGCCCGGGACGGGCAGGTCCTGATGCTCGCCCACATGAACGCCGAATCGCTCCGGCGGACGCTCGAGACCGGCGAGGCCTGGTACTGGTCCCGCTCGCGGGGCGAGCTCTGGCACAAGGGCGCGACCTCGGGGCAGGTCCAGCGCGTCGTCGAGATGCGGGTCGATTGCGACCAGGACGCGGTGCTGATCCGCGTCGAGGTCGGCGGCGACGGCGGCTGCTGCCACACCGGCCGGCGTGCCTGCTTCTACCGGACCGTGACCCTTGAGCCCGACGACGGGCGGGCGACGCTCCGGACCGGCGGCGCGTGA
- a CDS encoding transglutaminase-like cysteine peptidase: protein MRSKTTIALGFLALAALGLTGTAWAQTLAALPAPSAAARPAGEARPIIAWAAFCQSYAAECAVDPAEPAAIPLTPATWTTIIAVNRRVNRAVRPMTDLEHWGVADRWDMAEDGIGDCEDFQLLKRRLLVEAGLPRRAMRMTVVIDEKGEGHAVLTLITDRGDFILDNKTSAVLAWHQTGYTFIKRESQDRVAWVSLGGVTSPVTTANR from the coding sequence ATGCGCAGCAAGACGACAATCGCTCTCGGTTTCCTGGCTCTCGCCGCCCTCGGCCTGACCGGCACGGCGTGGGCCCAGACCCTCGCGGCCCTGCCCGCCCCCTCCGCCGCGGCCCGCCCCGCGGGCGAGGCCCGGCCGATCATCGCGTGGGCGGCCTTCTGCCAGAGCTACGCGGCCGAGTGCGCCGTCGATCCGGCCGAACCCGCCGCCATCCCGCTCACCCCCGCGACTTGGACCACCATCATCGCGGTCAACCGACGGGTGAACAGGGCGGTGCGGCCGATGACCGACCTGGAGCATTGGGGCGTGGCCGACCGCTGGGACATGGCCGAGGACGGGATCGGCGATTGCGAGGATTTCCAGCTCCTCAAGCGGCGCCTCCTCGTCGAGGCGGGCCTGCCGCGCCGGGCCATGCGGATGACCGTCGTGATCGACGAGAAGGGCGAGGGCCACGCCGTGCTGACGCTGATCACCGACCGGGGCGATTTCATCCTCGACAACAAGACGAGTGCCGTGCTCGCCTGGCACCAGACCGGCTACACCTTCATCAAGCGCGAGAGCCAGGACCGGGTGGCATGGGTCTCGCTCGGCGGTGTCACCTCCCCGGTCACCACCGCCAACCGGTGA
- a CDS encoding PilZ domain-containing protein, which yields MSEAAALSGTLRRLKTLQGAEQRRHQRVRIALLGRYMLSDRREYPCQTVDMSPGGVRLTCAVVGAIGERVVLYLEHIGRIEGVIVRHPPGGFAVQLNATPRKRDKIASQLTWLANREVLGLPDGRTHERLTPTQPSVTLRLESGLEFTARLIDISMSGAAIAASERVPMGATITVGRTPGRLVRHFEGGFGIQFLLPISPDRFHDGMTL from the coding sequence ATGTCCGAGGCCGCAGCACTGTCCGGGACGCTCCGCCGCCTGAAGACGCTTCAGGGCGCGGAGCAGCGCCGCCACCAGCGCGTCAGGATCGCGCTCTTGGGGCGCTACATGCTGTCGGACCGCCGGGAATACCCCTGCCAGACCGTCGACATGTCGCCGGGCGGCGTGCGCCTGACCTGCGCGGTCGTCGGCGCGATCGGCGAGCGGGTCGTGCTCTACCTGGAGCATATCGGCCGGATCGAGGGCGTGATCGTGCGCCATCCGCCGGGCGGCTTCGCGGTGCAGCTCAACGCGACGCCGCGCAAGCGCGACAAGATCGCCTCGCAGCTCACCTGGCTCGCCAACCGCGAGGTGCTCGGCCTGCCGGACGGGCGCACGCACGAGCGCCTGACGCCGACCCAGCCCTCCGTGACCCTGCGCCTGGAGAGCGGCCTCGAATTCACCGCGCGCCTCATCGACATCTCGATGTCGGGCGCGGCCATCGCGGCGAGCGAGCGGGTGCCGATGGGCGCGACCATCACGGTCGGGCGCACCCCGGGCCGCCTCGTCCGCCATTTCGAGGGCGGCTTCGGCATCCAGTTCCTGCTCCCGATCTCCCCCGACCGTTTCCACGACGGCATGACGCTCTGA
- a CDS encoding DUF3126 family protein: MTKPEIAKLQDYLRRTFANANIRVVAMKSADSAEVFIGQESVGVISDDKEDGDDSFVFRMAILDIDLED, encoded by the coding sequence GTGACCAAGCCCGAGATCGCGAAGCTGCAGGATTACCTGCGCCGCACGTTCGCGAACGCCAACATCCGCGTCGTCGCGATGAAGTCGGCCGATTCCGCCGAGGTGTTCATCGGCCAGGAATCGGTCGGCGTCATCTCCGACGACAAGGAGGACGGCGACGATTCCTTCGTGTTCCGGATGGCGATCCTCGACATCGACCTTGAGGACTGA
- a CDS encoding DUF6949 family protein — MALEPSALEAIETLCIGLALSGLLASAYELFTERRASFSLLERGGVAAVAVLPVLAFSAPFIILRNTVRGRRIEGRPIPFVMLATMIACGWSLVSGRIAIDLAALLVGA; from the coding sequence ATGGCTCTCGAACCCTCGGCTCTCGAAGCGATCGAGACCCTCTGCATCGGGCTCGCCCTGTCGGGGCTCCTCGCCAGCGCCTACGAGCTGTTCACGGAGCGGCGGGCGAGCTTCTCGCTCCTGGAGCGCGGCGGCGTCGCCGCCGTCGCCGTCCTGCCGGTGCTCGCCTTCTCGGCGCCGTTCATCATCCTGCGCAATACCGTGCGCGGGCGCCGCATCGAGGGGCGCCCGATCCCCTTCGTGATGCTCGCCACCATGATCGCCTGCGGCTGGAGCCTGGTCTCGGGGCGCATCGCCATCGACCTCGCCGCGCTCCTCGTCGGCGCCTGA
- a CDS encoding iron-sulfur cluster assembly scaffold protein — MLDDIYNRRILELAADIPRLGRLAAPDATASAHSKLCGSTVTVDLSLAPDGTVGDFAHEVRACALGQASSSLMARHVVGASPDELRAMRATVRAMLKEGGPPPSGAWADLAVLEPVRDFKARHASTLLTFDAVVDALDQIAARGAASRQAAE; from the coding sequence ATGCTCGACGACATCTACAACCGCCGCATCCTCGAACTCGCCGCCGACATCCCCCGGCTCGGGCGCCTCGCCGCGCCGGACGCGACGGCGAGCGCGCACTCGAAGCTGTGCGGCTCGACGGTGACCGTCGACCTCAGCCTCGCCCCCGACGGCACGGTCGGCGACTTCGCCCACGAGGTGCGGGCCTGCGCGCTCGGCCAGGCCTCCTCCTCGCTGATGGCCCGGCACGTCGTCGGCGCCAGCCCGGACGAGCTGCGCGCGATGCGCGCCACCGTGCGGGCCATGCTGAAGGAGGGGGGCCCGCCACCCTCGGGCGCCTGGGCGGACCTCGCCGTGCTGGAGCCGGTGCGCGACTTCAAGGCGCGCCACGCCTCGACGCTGCTGACCTTCGACGCGGTGGTCGACGCCCTCGACCAGATCGCCGCCAGGGGGGCGGCCTCGCGCCAGGCCGCGGAGTAG
- the cysE gene encoding serine O-acetyltransferase — protein sequence MTASPSISPAAGQDAIAGVCDPVWSRLRGEAETVLREEPQLASFIVATILNHATLEGAVSHRVAARLGHASLPAELVAHGFHEALNDDPRIGDAFRADIVAVMDRDPATSRAIEPVLYFKGFHAIQAHRLAHWYWGHGRRDLALYLQSRSSEVFQCDIHPAARIGRGIFLDHATGLVVGSTAVVEDDVSILHAVTLGGTGKQGSDRHPKIRRGVMIGAGAKILGNIEVGACARVAAGSVVLRPVPPNTTVVGVPARVVGTAGCAEPARAMDQLVSMDQFIHMAEGI from the coding sequence ATGACCGCCAGCCCGTCGATCAGCCCCGCCGCCGGCCAGGACGCGATCGCCGGCGTGTGCGATCCGGTCTGGTCGCGCCTGCGCGGCGAGGCCGAGACGGTGCTCCGCGAGGAGCCGCAGCTCGCCTCCTTCATCGTGGCGACGATCCTGAACCACGCGACGCTCGAGGGCGCGGTCTCCCACCGGGTCGCGGCCCGGCTCGGCCACGCTTCGCTGCCCGCCGAGCTCGTGGCCCACGGCTTCCACGAGGCCCTGAACGACGATCCCCGCATCGGCGACGCCTTCCGGGCCGACATCGTCGCGGTCATGGACCGCGACCCCGCCACCTCGCGGGCGATCGAGCCGGTGCTCTACTTCAAGGGCTTCCACGCCATCCAGGCCCACCGCCTCGCCCATTGGTACTGGGGTCATGGGCGCCGCGACCTCGCCCTCTACCTGCAGAGCCGCTCCTCCGAGGTGTTCCAGTGCGACATCCATCCCGCCGCCCGGATCGGGCGCGGGATCTTCCTCGACCACGCCACCGGCCTCGTCGTCGGCTCGACCGCGGTGGTCGAGGACGACGTCTCGATCCTGCACGCCGTCACCCTCGGGGGCACGGGCAAGCAGGGCAGCGACCGCCACCCGAAGATCCGCCGCGGCGTGATGATCGGGGCGGGCGCCAAGATCCTCGGCAACATCGAGGTCGGGGCCTGCGCGCGGGTCGCGGCCGGCTCCGTGGTGCTGCGGCCGGTGCCACCGAACACCACCGTCGTCGGCGTGCCGGCCCGCGTCGTCGGCACGGCGGGCTGCGCCGAGCCCGCCCGCGCGATGGATCAGCTCGTCAGCATGGACCAGTTCATCCACATGGCCGAGGGCATCTGA
- a CDS encoding helix-turn-helix transcriptional regulator, translating to MAGAAEQETLFLTELGRRVRHARTVRGLSRKLLSQTSGLSERYIAQLEGGQGNVSIILLRRVANAMGVRLDDLIAGQDLTPDWQVMRDLVAQANPEQIAAAKALLAGGALADGTVPKPRVAVIGLRGAGKSTLGRLTAERLGWTFVELNAEIERENALSVKEIFAIYGQEGYRRLEQAALRRLTEHPGPLILATGGGIVAEPLTYDLLLQAFFTVWLRARPEEHMQRVRDQDNLPPTGDHATAMQELRAVLASREPLYARASTVVDTSDVPIEVMVDRLTAAIEARFGTQDRRRSA from the coding sequence ATGGCCGGCGCGGCGGAACAAGAAACCCTCTTCCTGACCGAACTCGGTCGGCGGGTGCGGCATGCGCGCACGGTCCGCGGGCTGTCGCGCAAGCTGCTCTCGCAGACTTCGGGCCTGTCGGAGCGCTACATCGCCCAGCTCGAGGGCGGTCAGGGCAACGTCTCGATCATCCTGCTGCGCCGGGTGGCGAACGCCATGGGCGTGCGCCTCGACGACCTGATCGCCGGACAGGACCTCACGCCCGATTGGCAGGTGATGCGCGACCTCGTGGCGCAGGCGAACCCTGAGCAGATCGCCGCCGCGAAGGCGCTGCTGGCGGGGGGCGCCCTCGCCGACGGCACCGTGCCGAAGCCGCGCGTCGCCGTGATCGGCCTGCGCGGGGCCGGCAAGTCGACGCTGGGGCGGCTCACCGCCGAGCGGCTCGGCTGGACCTTCGTGGAGCTCAACGCCGAGATCGAGCGCGAGAACGCCCTCTCGGTGAAGGAGATCTTCGCGATCTACGGCCAGGAGGGCTACCGGCGCCTGGAGCAGGCGGCGCTCCGTCGCCTCACCGAGCATCCGGGTCCGCTGATCCTGGCGACCGGCGGCGGCATCGTGGCCGAGCCCCTGACCTACGACCTCCTGCTGCAGGCCTTCTTCACGGTGTGGCTGCGGGCGCGGCCCGAGGAGCACATGCAGCGGGTGCGCGACCAGGACAACCTGCCGCCGACGGGCGACCACGCCACCGCGATGCAGGAGCTGCGCGCGGTGCTCGCGAGCCGCGAGCCGCTCTACGCCCGCGCCTCGACGGTGGTCGACACCTCGGACGTGCCGATCGAGGTGATGGTGGATCGCCTCACCGCCGCGATCGAGGCCCGCTTCGGCACGCAGGATCGCCGCCGCAGCGCGTGA
- the folE gene encoding GTP cyclohydrolase I FolE: protein MYAKPDSTTMTARVARAGDAMDAALKSLSYPTADAGLPEGVRDLNGMRNDNAPTLVPVRPVEVAPQPPSAQRVPDGIALGRPSREEAEAAVRTLLRWAGDDPTREGLIDTPARVVKAYDQLFGGYRQDADALLERVFEEVEGYSDVVLVRDIPFYSHCEHHMVPFMGLAHIAYYPTKGVVGLSKLARVVDTFARRLQTQETMTAQIADVIESILKPRGVAVMVEAEHLCMAMRGVQKAGVSTITTQFKGVFKTDPNEQVRFLTLVRNKG, encoded by the coding sequence ATGTACGCAAAGCCGGACAGCACCACGATGACGGCCCGTGTGGCGCGGGCGGGAGATGCCATGGATGCCGCTCTCAAATCCCTCTCGTACCCGACCGCCGATGCGGGCCTGCCCGAGGGCGTCCGGGATCTGAACGGGATGCGCAACGACAACGCTCCGACCCTGGTGCCCGTGCGCCCGGTCGAGGTGGCGCCGCAGCCGCCCTCCGCGCAGCGGGTGCCCGACGGGATCGCCTTGGGCCGCCCGAGCCGCGAGGAGGCGGAGGCCGCCGTGCGCACGCTGCTGCGCTGGGCCGGCGACGACCCGACCCGCGAGGGTCTCATCGACACGCCTGCCCGCGTCGTGAAGGCCTACGACCAGCTCTTCGGCGGCTACCGGCAGGATGCCGACGCGCTCCTGGAGCGCGTCTTCGAGGAGGTCGAGGGCTATTCGGACGTCGTGCTGGTGCGCGACATCCCGTTCTACTCCCATTGCGAGCACCACATGGTGCCGTTCATGGGGCTCGCCCACATCGCCTATTACCCGACGAAGGGCGTGGTCGGGCTCTCCAAGCTCGCCCGCGTGGTCGACACGTTCGCCCGCCGCCTGCAGACGCAGGAGACGATGACGGCCCAGATCGCCGACGTGATCGAGAGCATCCTCAAGCCCCGCGGCGTCGCCGTGATGGTCGAGGCCGAGCATCTCTGCATGGCGATGCGCGGCGTGCAGAAGGCCGGCGTCTCGACGATCACCACCCAGTTCAAGGGCGTCTTCAAGACGGATCCGAACGAGCAGGTCCGCTTCCTCACCCTCGTGCGCAACAAGGGCTGA
- a CDS encoding transglutaminase-like cysteine peptidase: MARIGPGPGTGGPRARPAAAPEPGAGLVLVGAILMLGGATTQARTGPALPEEGTPVETGPAVKPVAAWNAFCERMPAECTVNTAEAAFIHLDAAIWRTLTSVNRRVNARIKPITDQAHWGVIDRWDYPDDGFGDCEDYQLLKRRMLVERGLPRRALRMTVVIDDIGEGHAVLMVRTDRGDFILDNKTNTVLPWARTGYSYVKREGQDGTRWVSLNGGASPVTTANR, encoded by the coding sequence CTGGCTCGAATCGGTCCAGGTCCTGGAACCGGCGGCCCTCGCGCGCGCCCTGCGGCGGCGCCTGAACCGGGGGCGGGCCTCGTCCTCGTCGGCGCCATCCTGATGCTCGGCGGCGCCACGACCCAGGCGCGCACCGGCCCGGCGCTGCCCGAGGAGGGGACGCCCGTCGAGACCGGGCCCGCGGTCAAGCCCGTGGCGGCCTGGAACGCCTTCTGCGAGCGGATGCCGGCCGAGTGCACGGTGAACACCGCCGAGGCCGCCTTCATCCACCTCGACGCTGCGATCTGGCGCACGCTGACAAGCGTCAACCGGCGGGTGAACGCGCGAATCAAGCCGATCACCGACCAGGCGCATTGGGGCGTGATCGACCGCTGGGACTATCCCGACGACGGCTTCGGCGATTGCGAGGATTACCAGCTTCTCAAGCGGCGCATGCTGGTGGAGCGGGGCCTGCCCCGGCGGGCCCTGCGCATGACCGTCGTGATCGACGACATCGGCGAGGGCCACGCGGTGCTGATGGTGCGCACCGACAGGGGCGACTTCATCCTCGACAACAAGACCAACACGGTGCTGCCCTGGGCCCGCACCGGCTATTCCTACGTCAAGCGCGAGGGCCAGGACGGCACGCGCTGGGTCTCCCTGAACGGCGGCGCCTCGCCGGTGACGACCGCGAACCGCTGA
- a CDS encoding patatin-like phospholipase family protein: MRRESLVPGTVEPVRPPCPRGPRIGLALGGGSARGWAHIGVLRALEEAGIHPDVVAGCSIGAVVGGCYAAGKLDALAEFALSLTKRRVVGLLDVRLSGSGLIGGDRLRRRLERDLSDRRIEALPIRFASVATELGTGHEVWLTKGRLVEAVRASYALPGIFPPLPLDGRLLMDGTLVNPVPVTLARAMGADLVICVNLNCDPRVRGGTVIAPAADPVEAVVAGAAEARRRWSLLHTVRGAGRRIAGRRGPRPAEGPGTPGVARVMFDAFNITQDRISRARLERDPPDVSIGPKLSGMGLFEFHRAAEAIAAGHQAARAALPRIRAALGGASARI; encoded by the coding sequence ATCCGGCGCGAGAGCCTCGTCCCCGGCACCGTCGAGCCGGTCCGGCCGCCCTGCCCGCGCGGGCCGCGGATCGGGCTGGCTCTGGGCGGCGGCTCGGCCCGGGGCTGGGCGCATATCGGCGTGCTCCGGGCGCTGGAGGAGGCGGGCATCCACCCCGACGTGGTGGCGGGCTGCTCGATCGGGGCCGTGGTCGGCGGCTGCTACGCGGCCGGCAAGCTCGACGCCCTGGCGGAATTCGCCCTGTCCCTGACCAAGCGCCGGGTGGTCGGCCTCCTCGACGTGCGGCTCTCGGGCTCGGGGCTGATCGGCGGCGATCGGCTGCGGCGGCGCCTGGAGCGCGACCTCTCGGACCGGCGCATCGAGGCGCTGCCCATCCGCTTCGCGAGCGTGGCGACGGAGCTCGGCACCGGCCACGAGGTCTGGCTGACGAAGGGCCGACTCGTCGAGGCGGTGCGCGCCTCCTACGCCCTGCCCGGCATCTTCCCGCCGCTTCCCCTCGACGGGCGCCTCCTGATGGACGGGACGCTGGTCAACCCGGTCCCCGTGACGCTCGCCCGGGCGATGGGCGCCGACCTCGTCATCTGCGTGAACCTCAATTGCGACCCGCGGGTGCGCGGCGGCACCGTGATCGCGCCGGCGGCGGACCCGGTCGAGGCGGTGGTGGCGGGCGCCGCCGAGGCGCGCCGCCGTTGGAGCCTGCTGCACACGGTGCGGGGTGCGGGACGGCGCATCGCCGGACGGCGGGGCCCGCGCCCGGCCGAGGGCCCGGGGACGCCCGGCGTCGCCCGGGTGATGTTCGACGCCTTCAACATCACCCAGGACCGGATCTCGCGGGCGCGCCTGGAGCGCGACCCGCCCGACGTCAGCATCGGGCCGAAGCTTTCCGGGATGGGGCTGTTCGAGTTCCACCGGGCGGCGGAGGCGATCGCGGCCGGCCATCAGGCGGCCAGGGCCGCGCTTCCCCGCATCCGGGCGGCTCTGGGGGGCGCGAGCGCCCGGATCTGA
- a CDS encoding PAS domain-containing protein has translation MKHPTSRLLHSYWERLRGARAAPERSEIEPGEIRNLLADSLILEIDMAARSAGLRLAGTRVCALFGRELKGEGFAGLWGAEPAADPWRLIEIVAGDTVGVVAGLRGETARGDAIDLELLLLPLRHRGRTQARVLGSLSPIAIPSWLGLHPVESLSATTLRVLTDRPERALETPAAALSGGIPGGLPRPANDSAPFRRGHLLVHRGGRA, from the coding sequence ATGAAGCATCCGACGAGCCGCCTGCTCCACAGCTACTGGGAAAGGTTGCGGGGCGCGCGCGCCGCGCCCGAGCGCTCGGAGATTGAGCCCGGCGAGATCCGCAACCTCCTCGCCGACAGCCTGATCCTGGAGATCGACATGGCCGCCCGATCCGCCGGGCTGCGGCTGGCGGGAACCCGGGTCTGCGCCCTGTTCGGGCGGGAGCTGAAGGGCGAGGGCTTCGCCGGGCTCTGGGGAGCCGAGCCCGCGGCCGATCCCTGGCGCCTCATCGAGATCGTGGCCGGCGACACGGTCGGCGTCGTGGCGGGCCTGCGGGGCGAGACCGCCCGGGGCGACGCGATCGACCTCGAATTGCTGCTCCTGCCCCTGCGCCACCGTGGCCGCACCCAGGCGCGGGTGCTGGGCTCCTTGAGTCCGATCGCGATTCCCTCCTGGCTCGGCCTCCACCCCGTCGAGAGCCTGTCGGCGACCACCCTGCGGGTCCTGACCGACCGGCCCGAACGGGCGCTCGAGACGCCCGCGGCCGCCCTCAGTGGCGGGATCCCGGGCGGCCTGCCGCGCCCGGCCAACGACAGCGCGCCGTTCCGGCGCGGGCATCTCCTCGTCCACCGGGGCGGGCGCGCCTGA
- a CDS encoding rhomboid family intramembrane serine protease: MDASPDFPRQSRVPVFNMPSVVTAAIGLMLAIQALRDFVLPETWDIRLVLDLALVPARWTIAIDPAQGEEVLKAAVSNDATISAAREAFARYLVAEPDAAPWTFASYALLHGSWMHVIFNCVWLAAFGSPVARRCGPWRFGLLALAGTVAGGALHVALDPLSLAPLVGASAGISALMAAAARFVFQAPPPGYGSQPWQRPPRRPLESIPELMRNRSAVVFLGIWLVTNLLFGAITLPLGAESAAVAWDAHLGGFVVGFLLFPFIDGPGPDRA, translated from the coding sequence ATGGATGCCTCGCCCGACTTCCCGCGCCAGAGCCGCGTGCCCGTCTTCAACATGCCGAGCGTGGTCACGGCCGCGATCGGGCTGATGCTCGCGATCCAGGCCCTGCGCGACTTCGTGCTGCCAGAGACCTGGGACATCCGCCTCGTCCTCGATCTCGCCCTGGTGCCGGCGCGCTGGACCATCGCGATCGACCCGGCGCAAGGGGAGGAGGTGCTGAAGGCGGCGGTCTCGAACGACGCCACAATCAGCGCCGCCCGCGAGGCCTTCGCCCGCTACCTCGTGGCCGAGCCGGACGCCGCGCCCTGGACCTTCGCGAGCTACGCGCTGCTGCACGGCTCCTGGATGCACGTCATCTTCAACTGCGTCTGGCTCGCGGCCTTCGGCTCGCCGGTCGCCCGCCGCTGCGGGCCCTGGCGCTTCGGGCTCCTGGCGCTCGCCGGCACCGTGGCGGGGGGCGCCCTCCACGTCGCCCTCGACCCGCTGAGCCTCGCCCCGCTCGTCGGCGCCTCGGCCGGCATCTCCGCCCTGATGGCGGCCGCCGCCCGCTTCGTGTTCCAGGCGCCGCCGCCCGGCTACGGCTCGCAGCCCTGGCAGAGGCCGCCGCGGCGCCCGCTGGAATCGATCCCCGAGCTGATGCGCAACCGCTCGGCGGTGGTGTTCCTCGGCATCTGGCTCGTGACGAACCTGCTGTTCGGGGCCATCACGCTGCCGCTCGGCGCCGAGAGCGCCGCCGTGGCCTGGGACGCGCATCTGGGCGGCTTCGTGGTGGGATTCCTCCTGTTTCCCTTCATCGACGGGCCGGGACCGGACCGCGCCTGA